One genomic segment of Gammaproteobacteria bacterium includes these proteins:
- the dxs gene encoding 1-deoxy-D-xylulose-5-phosphate synthase, giving the protein MANNNTENSDSTSADVSEANASLLEQIITPEQLRELSPHQLPALADELRHFLLDSVSKTGGHLSSGLGAIELTIALHYVFNTPSDRLVWDVGHQSYPHKILTGRREQMDTIRKRNGLSGFPKRTESAYDAFGVGHSSTSISAALGMAVAAQHANSDRKSVAIIGDGAMTAGIAFEALNHAGHLNTNLLVILNDNEMSISPNVGGLSNYLAKVLSGKFYSSMREGGKKVFKNMPAVSELARRTEEHMKGMVVPGTLFEELGFNYIGPVDGHDLDTLVTTLQNIKSLSGPQFLHIVTKKGKGYQHAEDDPCKFHGMTPFDRESGKKTVTASSKKSYTDIFGEWLCDTATQDQRLIAITPAMCEGSGMVKFSQQFSKRYIDVGIAEQHAITLAAGLACEGLKPVVAIYSSFLQRGYDQLLHDVAIQNLPVLFAVDRAGIVGPDGPTHAGCYDISFLRCVPNLSIMTPADEQECRALLSTGYQMDTPAVVRYPRGSGPGIETTNNLTPLPFGKGEIRRQGKRIAILNFGPLLQEALHAAEQLDATVANMRFVKPMDEALLHQLAEQHDTLITLEDNATIGGAGSGVNEWLAAQNIQRQVINLGLPDHYIEHGTREELLSSCGLDAQGIINSLS; this is encoded by the coding sequence ATGGCGAATAATAATACGGAAAACAGCGACAGCACTTCGGCAGATGTAAGTGAAGCCAACGCCTCGCTACTGGAACAGATCATCACCCCTGAGCAGCTGCGCGAACTCAGCCCCCACCAGCTGCCCGCATTAGCCGATGAGTTGCGTCACTTTCTGCTGGACTCTGTCAGCAAGACGGGCGGACACCTCTCATCCGGGCTAGGTGCCATCGAACTCACCATTGCCCTGCACTATGTCTTCAACACACCCAGTGACCGCCTTGTATGGGATGTAGGCCACCAGAGCTACCCACATAAAATCCTCACCGGCCGCCGCGAACAAATGGACACTATTCGCAAACGCAACGGATTATCAGGTTTTCCAAAACGCACCGAAAGCGCCTATGATGCCTTCGGTGTTGGCCACTCCAGCACCTCTATCAGCGCCGCACTCGGCATGGCAGTCGCCGCTCAACATGCCAACAGTGATCGTAAATCGGTGGCTATTATCGGTGATGGAGCCATGACAGCGGGCATCGCATTTGAGGCACTTAATCATGCCGGTCACCTGAACACTAACCTACTGGTGATTCTCAACGATAACGAGATGTCTATTTCACCTAATGTTGGCGGGCTCTCAAACTACCTTGCCAAAGTTCTCTCAGGAAAGTTTTACTCATCAATGCGTGAGGGCGGTAAAAAAGTATTTAAAAATATGCCCGCAGTCTCTGAGCTGGCACGTCGTACCGAAGAGCATATGAAAGGGATGGTAGTGCCCGGCACGCTGTTTGAGGAGCTAGGATTTAACTACATTGGCCCAGTGGATGGGCACGACCTGGACACCCTGGTCACCACCCTACAAAACATCAAATCCCTCAGTGGCCCCCAATTTCTACATATTGTCACCAAAAAAGGGAAAGGCTACCAGCATGCTGAAGATGACCCCTGTAAATTCCATGGCATGACCCCTTTTGACCGTGAAAGCGGCAAAAAAACCGTGACCGCTAGCAGCAAAAAAAGCTACACCGATATCTTTGGTGAGTGGTTATGCGATACCGCCACACAAGACCAGCGCTTGATTGCCATAACACCCGCCATGTGTGAGGGTTCTGGCATGGTAAAGTTCAGCCAACAGTTTTCCAAGCGTTATATCGACGTGGGAATTGCCGAGCAACATGCCATCACCCTGGCAGCAGGCCTCGCCTGTGAGGGGCTAAAGCCGGTCGTTGCCATCTACTCCAGCTTTCTGCAACGGGGTTATGACCAGCTACTACACGATGTTGCCATACAAAACCTGCCGGTACTGTTTGCGGTCGATCGCGCCGGGATTGTTGGCCCTGATGGCCCCACTCACGCCGGCTGCTATGACATCAGCTTTCTACGCTGCGTACCCAATCTGAGCATCATGACCCCAGCCGATGAACAAGAGTGCCGGGCACTACTGAGCACCGGCTATCAAATGGATACACCCGCCGTGGTTCGCTACCCCCGTGGCAGCGGGCCGGGCATTGAAACTACCAACAACCTGACACCGTTACCCTTCGGCAAAGGTGAAATTCGTCGCCAGGGGAAACGGATTGCCATCCTTAACTTTGGCCCGTTACTGCAAGAGGCGCTCCACGCCGCCGAACAGCTCGATGCCACGGTCGCCAACATGCGTTTCGTAAAACCGATGGATGAAGCACTGCTGCATCAACTGGCTGAACAACATGACACGCTGATCACACTTGAAGATAATGCAACCATAGGTGGTGCTGGCAGCGGCGTTAACGAGTGGCTAGCCGCGCAAAATATTCAGCGCCAAGTAATCAATTTGGGGCTACCCGATCACTATATCGAACACGGCACTCGGGAAGAGCTGCTCAGCAGTTGTGGGCTCGATGCCCAAGGTATAATCAACTCACTCTCCTGA
- the ispA gene encoding (2E,6E)-farnesyl diphosphate synthase → MAVNLKTHFTHYRDRVETALDQWLPGDKIHPAHLHEAMRYSTFNGGKRVRPLLVYLTGNVLDIPTEQLDGPACAIELIHSYSLVHDDLPAMDDDDLRRGKPTCHKAYNEATAILVGDGLQALAFHILASDNNMINHSAARLRMCALLAHSSGSRGMVGGQAIDLAATGKTLTLAELQDMHIHKTGALIRSSVMLAAYSKPSLDTPSINHLDHYAKCIGLNFQIKDDILDIEGETEILGKPQGSDLNANKATYPAIVGMDEAKQMMSDLHQEALESLSQFGDKAEPLRDLAEYIISRKY, encoded by the coding sequence ATGGCTGTGAATCTGAAAACCCACTTCACCCACTATCGGGACAGAGTTGAAACAGCCTTAGATCAGTGGCTTCCCGGTGACAAAATCCACCCCGCACACCTGCATGAGGCGATGCGTTACTCCACTTTTAATGGTGGAAAGCGTGTTCGCCCGTTACTGGTCTACCTAACAGGTAATGTGCTGGACATACCCACAGAGCAGCTGGATGGCCCCGCCTGTGCTATTGAGCTTATTCACAGCTACTCACTGGTGCATGATGATCTACCTGCGATGGATGACGATGATCTGCGACGAGGAAAACCCACCTGCCATAAAGCCTATAATGAAGCAACGGCCATTTTAGTCGGCGACGGGCTCCAGGCACTCGCCTTCCATATTTTGGCCAGTGATAACAACATGATCAATCATTCAGCAGCACGCTTACGCATGTGCGCACTACTGGCTCACTCCAGTGGCTCACGCGGCATGGTGGGTGGCCAAGCAATCGATCTTGCGGCAACCGGTAAAACACTCACACTGGCCGAGCTACAAGATATGCATATTCACAAAACTGGCGCGCTCATCCGTAGCAGCGTCATGCTCGCCGCCTACAGCAAACCCAGTCTGGATACCCCGTCAATCAATCACCTCGATCACTACGCAAAGTGCATCGGCCTCAACTTCCAAATCAAAGATGATATTTTGGATATTGAAGGTGAAACCGAAATCCTTGGCAAGCCTCAGGGGTCCGACCTCAATGCCAACAAAGCCACATACCCCGCCATTGTGGGAATGGACGAAGCCAAGCAGATGATGAGCGACCTACACCAAGAAGCACTGGAGAGTCTCAGCCAGTTTGGTGATAAGGCAGAACCCCTGCGCGATCTTGCTGAGTACATCATTAGCCGCAAATACTGA
- a CDS encoding exodeoxyribonuclease VII small subunit yields the protein MPRKSTKLNFEGSIKELETLVEQMESGDITLEESLKCFERGIELTHNCQQLLSAAEQKVEILMQKNGQPQRLPFDSESTPD from the coding sequence GTGCCAAGAAAATCCACAAAACTCAACTTTGAAGGCTCAATCAAAGAGCTGGAAACCCTTGTTGAGCAGATGGAGAGTGGCGACATCACTTTGGAAGAGTCCCTCAAATGCTTCGAGCGCGGCATTGAACTAACACACAATTGCCAACAACTGCTCTCTGCCGCTGAACAAAAGGTGGAGATATTAATGCAGAAAAATGGTCAACCGCAACGGCTACCGTTTGATAGCGAAAGCACGCCTGATTAA
- the parE gene encoding DNA topoisomerase IV subunit B, which yields MSNYDAASIEVLSGLEPVRKRPGMYTQTERPNHLAQEVIDNSVDEAMAGHAKLIEVTLYEDQSVEVRDDGRGMPVDIHPDEGVPGVEVILTKLHAGGKFSNSQYQFSGGLHGVGVSVVNALSTRLDVWVRRGGKEHHIAFESGNKVSDLSVVGSVGKRNLGTTLRFWPDPQFFDSAKFSVVRLKHMLRAKAVLCPGLRVKFKQEGGESLEWYYEDGLQDYLLDELKGLELLPKEPFMGCLSGNLEAVEWVVSWLPEGGDGVAESYVNLVPTAQGGTHVNGLRSGLTEAIREFCEFRNLLPRGVKLTPDDVWERVTYILSVKMADPQFSGQTKERLSSRECAAFVSGVVKDAFSLYLNQHPEIGENLADMAISNAQKRLRASKKVIRKKVTQGPALPGKLADCSSQDSARTELFLVEGDSAGGSAKQARDKNFQAIMPLRGKILNTWEVESSQVLASQEVHDISVAIGVDPGSDDFSSLRYGKICVLADADSDGAHIATLLCALFLRHFHSLVVAGHIYIAMPPLFRIDIAKETYYALDEAEKNGILDRIAAEKKRGKVNVMRFKGLGEMNPLQLRETTLCPDTRRLVQLTVESGDETHQLMDMLLAKKRASDRKAWLETRGNLADLG from the coding sequence ATGAGCAATTATGATGCAGCGTCCATAGAGGTATTAAGCGGCCTTGAGCCCGTGCGTAAACGGCCGGGTATGTATACCCAAACCGAACGCCCCAACCACTTGGCCCAGGAGGTTATTGATAACAGCGTTGACGAGGCGATGGCGGGTCATGCAAAGTTGATTGAGGTGACCCTCTATGAAGATCAATCTGTCGAGGTGCGCGACGATGGGCGGGGAATGCCGGTAGATATTCACCCTGATGAGGGTGTTCCCGGGGTTGAGGTTATTCTGACTAAATTACATGCCGGTGGTAAGTTTTCCAACAGCCAATACCAGTTTTCAGGTGGCCTGCATGGTGTGGGTGTTTCGGTGGTCAATGCGCTCTCTACACGTCTTGATGTCTGGGTGCGCCGTGGTGGTAAAGAGCATCACATTGCCTTTGAGAGTGGTAATAAGGTTTCTGATTTGAGTGTGGTCGGTAGTGTCGGTAAACGCAATCTTGGCACGACGCTTCGTTTTTGGCCTGACCCCCAATTTTTTGACAGTGCTAAATTTTCTGTTGTTCGCTTAAAACATATGTTGCGTGCCAAGGCGGTTCTTTGCCCCGGTTTAAGGGTTAAGTTTAAACAAGAGGGGGGTGAGTCTCTCGAGTGGTATTACGAGGATGGTCTGCAAGATTACCTTCTGGATGAGCTGAAAGGGCTAGAACTATTACCTAAAGAGCCTTTTATGGGTTGCTTGTCGGGAAACCTGGAAGCGGTGGAGTGGGTTGTTTCGTGGCTGCCTGAAGGTGGCGATGGGGTGGCGGAAAGTTATGTGAACCTAGTGCCCACCGCTCAGGGAGGCACCCACGTAAATGGTCTGCGTAGCGGATTAACTGAAGCGATACGTGAATTTTGCGAGTTCCGAAACTTATTGCCACGGGGGGTTAAATTAACGCCGGATGACGTCTGGGAACGCGTCACCTATATATTGTCAGTGAAAATGGCCGATCCGCAATTTTCGGGGCAGACTAAAGAACGGCTCTCTTCTCGGGAGTGTGCGGCTTTTGTTTCTGGTGTGGTGAAAGATGCATTCAGTCTCTACCTGAATCAACACCCCGAGATAGGTGAAAATCTGGCAGATATGGCAATCAGCAACGCGCAAAAGCGGCTGCGAGCCAGCAAAAAAGTGATACGCAAAAAGGTGACCCAAGGACCCGCGCTACCCGGTAAATTGGCTGATTGCAGCTCACAGGACAGTGCCCGCACCGAACTTTTTTTGGTGGAGGGTGACTCCGCAGGTGGTTCTGCGAAGCAGGCGCGGGATAAAAACTTCCAGGCTATTATGCCGCTACGAGGAAAAATCCTTAATACGTGGGAGGTGGAGTCAAGTCAGGTGCTCGCCTCTCAGGAGGTACACGATATATCGGTTGCGATTGGTGTAGACCCGGGTTCAGATGATTTCTCCTCACTACGTTATGGGAAAATCTGTGTGCTGGCCGATGCTGACTCGGATGGAGCCCACATTGCAACGCTGCTTTGTGCGCTTTTTTTGCGTCATTTCCACTCTCTGGTGGTGGCGGGACATATCTACATCGCGATGCCTCCGTTATTCCGCATCGATATTGCAAAAGAGACCTATTACGCACTGGATGAGGCAGAGAAAAATGGCATTCTTGACCGCATTGCGGCGGAGAAAAAACGCGGCAAAGTAAATGTGATGCGATTTAAAGGGCTGGGTGAGATGAATCCGCTACAGTTAAGAGAGACAACACTCTGCCCCGATACCCGTCGGCTGGTTCAGCTGACAGTGGAATCAGGGGATGAAACTCACCAGTTGATGGATATGTTGTTGGCAAAAAAACGTGCGTCTGATCGCAAGGCGTGGCTGGAGACGCGAGGGAATTTAGCTGATCTTGGTTAA
- a CDS encoding PAS domain S-box protein produces MSRQHTILVVTNTQADVDVLLGGLADELNVLVACDSQHTLDILSSGRVELLLLDTAMPQLDGFALCQKIKSNHLTRSIPVIFVLTECDEDKIDGLFDVGGADYVARPVREKTLSARIKAHLTFERLTPPHPLPGFSENQQTLQIFFDNTPDGILVVDDKGEIEKFNQSLLAMSGFEERELINAHFDLLLPDCHNLLAEYEANHQSIDGIIDARNIALVASSGKEFSVELSLSHYRQGESHHYLFFLRNNTEWQMKEALLRNSEEKLRTIIENASNVICTMDRHHQFTFLSPAWSEYLGYSVASGLGKLMDQFIYEDDIDAFNRALIQYDNGEFPRFECRLIHSSGALRWFMLSGRLVKGAGDAQFYVVVLEDITEHKAVVQALTESEERFRLLFESMSHGVVVIDEQGVPVITNQAVDNILGMSYPSLVKQLECGEVELVGEQQQPVSLEDFPPNVTMRSGESLHERVLGIRTHEDHQERWISMSVVAQAGEQAGKPERLFITFSDMTERRFAECAVQDYLRYLNVMERMNEVGIQAASVDDLLRNVLRELLLTLECQKAWIIYPCEAEQQLPSVPMLIDDQQNGGAIEAMFPIDDTTRQMVEKSFSCATPTLFSNDHGEGLPHSIASQYQLDAILTIAVFPKKSKPWLLCLCYGKDQPTPTQQDRLIVENIAKRLADYITSFDNLTSLRESEESLKEAQTIGQIGNWSHDLVKDVVYWSEQVYRILGKDSLWFIPQYDGFMDVVHPEDRDKVCQYDQQIRREGGKLGYDFRIIRADGAVRWVHAEIIADTEQGAVPSKVRGTFQDITQSKESGEQLKQAENQMRMILESAAEGIFGLDNAGNATFVNSSASKMLGYAPEEIVGKPVHPLIHHSYANGSEYPISECPFNQALVEGGVQRNQHDILWRKGGAHFPVEFSVMPLRSGESTFGAVVTFRDISEQIRAELEKKLLQNQLQQAQKMDAIGQLTGGVAHDFNNMLASILGYSELALRILSHSPNEKLVRYVEEIFKAGERGRDLIAKMLAFSRGIDDSKPEPILLEPLLTDVLKMLRSVMPASIAITTEVEEGVPAVMVDTINLQQIVMNLCINARDAMEGKGELHIVIRKHHCQDNYCASCHENFAGDYVELRITDSGCGIDQESLVRMFDPFFTTKEMGKGTGMGLSVVHGVVHSAGGHVGVSSSPGEGTTVSIYFPPTALHAKEESEAIELAAEETCVGKILVVDDEPSVGEFLREILRLYGYECDYQPLPLQALEQIKKQPGHYQLIISDVTMPEMTGIELAEAIHSYKSNLPVILCTGYSDVLTPEVVDRIGVLRVLKKPLNSVELLESVADALGVVS; encoded by the coding sequence ATGAGTAGACAGCATACTATTCTGGTAGTCACCAATACACAGGCTGACGTTGATGTTCTATTGGGCGGGTTGGCCGATGAGTTGAATGTTTTAGTGGCGTGTGACAGCCAGCATACATTGGATATATTAAGTAGCGGGAGAGTAGAGCTTTTGCTGCTGGATACAGCGATGCCGCAGTTGGATGGCTTTGCGCTTTGTCAAAAAATAAAATCCAACCACCTCACACGCTCAATACCGGTTATTTTTGTTCTTACCGAGTGTGATGAGGATAAGATTGATGGCCTGTTTGATGTCGGTGGTGCTGATTATGTAGCCCGGCCTGTTCGAGAAAAAACACTTTCAGCACGCATAAAAGCACACCTAACATTTGAGCGTCTTACCCCACCCCACCCCCTTCCGGGTTTCAGCGAGAATCAGCAAACACTGCAAATATTTTTTGATAACACACCCGATGGTATTTTGGTTGTTGACGACAAGGGCGAGATTGAGAAGTTTAATCAGTCGCTTCTTGCCATGTCTGGCTTTGAAGAGCGTGAGTTAATTAACGCACACTTTGATCTGCTTTTGCCGGATTGTCACAACTTACTGGCTGAGTATGAAGCTAACCATCAGAGCATCGATGGCATTATTGATGCGCGAAATATTGCGCTGGTGGCATCATCCGGGAAAGAGTTCTCAGTGGAGCTTTCTCTCTCGCATTATCGACAAGGAGAGAGCCACCACTACCTTTTCTTCCTGCGCAATAATACCGAATGGCAGATGAAAGAGGCGTTGCTGCGCAATAGTGAAGAGAAGTTGCGCACTATTATTGAAAACGCCAGTAATGTTATCTGCACCATGGATCGCCACCATCAATTCACCTTTCTCTCCCCCGCTTGGAGTGAATATCTGGGTTACTCAGTGGCGAGTGGCTTGGGTAAGTTAATGGATCAATTTATTTACGAGGATGATATTGATGCCTTTAATCGCGCACTTATTCAATACGATAATGGTGAGTTTCCCCGCTTTGAGTGCCGGTTAATACACTCATCGGGTGCACTGCGCTGGTTTATGCTCAGTGGTCGATTGGTTAAGGGGGCCGGGGATGCACAATTTTATGTCGTGGTGCTTGAAGACATTACAGAGCATAAAGCAGTGGTTCAGGCGCTGACCGAGAGCGAAGAGCGTTTCCGACTGCTATTTGAGTCTATGAGCCATGGCGTGGTGGTGATTGACGAGCAGGGCGTGCCCGTGATTACCAATCAAGCGGTTGATAACATCCTAGGGATGAGTTACCCAAGCTTAGTCAAGCAGCTGGAGTGTGGAGAGGTTGAGCTGGTTGGTGAGCAACAGCAGCCCGTCAGCCTAGAAGATTTCCCACCGAATGTGACCATGAGGAGTGGTGAGTCGCTGCATGAGCGTGTACTGGGTATTAGAACCCACGAAGATCACCAGGAGCGATGGATCTCAATGAGTGTTGTGGCTCAGGCTGGCGAGCAGGCGGGAAAGCCTGAGCGGCTGTTCATCACTTTTTCTGACATGACCGAGCGCCGCTTTGCCGAGTGTGCGGTGCAAGATTACCTCCGTTACTTGAATGTCATGGAACGAATGAATGAAGTGGGGATTCAGGCGGCCTCTGTAGATGATCTCTTGAGAAATGTTTTGCGGGAGCTGCTGCTCACCCTTGAGTGTCAAAAAGCATGGATTATCTACCCTTGTGAAGCGGAACAACAGCTGCCGTCAGTTCCCATGTTGATTGATGATCAGCAGAATGGTGGTGCAATTGAGGCCATGTTTCCGATTGATGACACAACCCGGCAGATGGTGGAGAAGTCATTCAGCTGTGCCACGCCGACCCTTTTTTCTAACGACCACGGCGAAGGGTTACCTCACTCGATTGCCAGTCAATATCAACTGGATGCTATCTTAACCATTGCCGTCTTTCCTAAAAAATCCAAACCGTGGTTGTTGTGTCTCTGTTACGGGAAAGACCAGCCGACCCCTACACAGCAGGATCGCCTGATTGTAGAGAATATTGCCAAACGGCTGGCTGACTATATAACGAGTTTTGATAATTTAACCAGCTTGCGTGAAAGTGAAGAGAGCTTGAAAGAGGCACAAACCATTGGCCAGATTGGTAACTGGTCTCATGATCTGGTGAAAGATGTGGTTTATTGGTCGGAACAGGTCTACCGCATTCTTGGAAAGGATAGCCTCTGGTTTATACCTCAATACGACGGCTTTATGGATGTTGTTCACCCGGAAGATCGTGACAAGGTTTGCCAGTACGATCAGCAGATCCGCCGTGAAGGTGGCAAGCTTGGCTACGACTTTCGCATTATTCGAGCAGATGGTGCGGTGCGTTGGGTTCACGCAGAAATCATAGCCGATACCGAGCAGGGCGCTGTGCCCAGTAAAGTGCGGGGGACCTTTCAGGACATCACTCAGAGTAAAGAGAGTGGTGAGCAGCTAAAGCAAGCAGAAAATCAGATGAGAATGATTCTTGAGTCGGCTGCCGAAGGGATTTTTGGTCTGGATAATGCGGGCAATGCAACTTTTGTAAACTCATCAGCCTCAAAGATGCTCGGCTATGCGCCAGAAGAGATAGTCGGTAAACCTGTGCACCCATTGATTCATCACAGTTATGCCAATGGCAGCGAATACCCGATCAGTGAGTGCCCCTTCAATCAGGCATTAGTTGAAGGGGGGGTTCAGCGTAATCAGCATGATATTCTGTGGCGTAAAGGGGGTGCTCACTTCCCAGTTGAATTCAGCGTAATGCCTCTTCGGAGTGGCGAATCCACCTTTGGCGCGGTGGTTACTTTTCGTGATATTAGTGAACAAATTCGTGCTGAATTAGAAAAAAAGCTGCTTCAGAATCAACTGCAGCAGGCACAGAAAATGGATGCCATTGGGCAGCTGACAGGGGGTGTTGCTCATGATTTCAACAACATGCTGGCAAGCATTCTTGGATACTCCGAACTGGCGCTACGTATTTTGTCACACTCACCGAACGAAAAGCTGGTGCGCTATGTTGAAGAGATATTTAAAGCGGGTGAGCGAGGGCGAGATCTGATTGCAAAAATGCTGGCTTTTAGTCGAGGTATTGATGACTCGAAACCGGAGCCTATTTTACTGGAACCACTACTCACAGATGTTTTGAAAATGTTGCGCTCAGTGATGCCGGCCTCCATTGCGATCACCACCGAGGTTGAGGAGGGTGTTCCGGCGGTGATGGTTGATACCATTAACCTCCAGCAAATCGTTATGAACCTTTGCATTAATGCCCGCGATGCAATGGAGGGAAAGGGTGAGCTGCATATCGTGATTCGGAAGCACCATTGCCAGGACAACTATTGTGCCTCTTGCCATGAAAACTTTGCCGGCGACTATGTGGAACTAAGGATAACGGACAGTGGTTGTGGCATTGACCAAGAGAGCCTGGTGCGTATGTTTGATCCATTTTTTACCACAAAGGAGATGGGCAAAGGCACCGGAATGGGTCTCTCAGTAGTGCACGGGGTTGTGCACAGTGCAGGTGGTCATGTCGGTGTCAGCTCATCGCCCGGAGAGGGAACCACCGTCTCAATCTATTTTCCACCCACAGCACTCCACGCGAAGGAGGAGAGTGAAGCGATTGAACTGGCCGCTGAAGAGACCTGTGTTGGAAAAATACTGGTTGTTGATGACGAACCCTCGGTGGGTGAATTTCTGCGGGAGATACTGCGTCTGTACGGATATGAGTGCGACTATCAGCCGCTCCCACTGCAAGCGCTCGAACAGATCAAAAAACAACCCGGTCACTATCAGCTTATTATCAGTGACGTCACCATGCCCGAGATGACTGGTATTGAGCTGGCCGAAGCAATTCACTCATATAAATCAAACCTCCCTGTCATTCTTTGTACCGGTTATTCCGATGTGTTAACGCCAGAAGTAGTGGATCGTATTGGCGTGCTTCGTGTACTTAAAAAACCCCTTAACAGCGTCGAGCTGTTGGAGAGTGTTGCAGATGCGTTGGGAGTTGTTTCCTGA
- a CDS encoding response regulator — MATILLVDDEESVREMVSEVIRQCGHSVVTADSVAKAKVIFTSQAIDLVVTDLVMPEQSGIDLILEFRQIKADVKVLAISGGGGITGRFDYLPIASLVGAGAILKKPFSINEFSNKLEELLSTH, encoded by the coding sequence ATGGCAACCATATTGTTGGTAGATGATGAAGAGTCTGTTCGTGAGATGGTTTCCGAAGTTATTCGCCAATGTGGTCACAGTGTGGTTACCGCAGACTCTGTGGCAAAGGCAAAAGTGATCTTTACATCTCAGGCGATTGATTTGGTGGTGACCGATCTGGTGATGCCCGAGCAGAGCGGGATAGATCTCATTCTTGAGTTTAGGCAGATAAAGGCGGATGTGAAAGTATTGGCTATTTCCGGTGGTGGCGGTATTACCGGGCGCTTTGATTATCTGCCTATCGCCTCACTTGTAGGGGCGGGGGCTATTTTGAAAAAACCATTTTCAATTAATGAGTTCAGTAATAAGCTCGAAGAACTCCTCAGCACTCATTGA